Proteins co-encoded in one Brassica oleracea var. oleracea cultivar TO1000 chromosome C4, BOL, whole genome shotgun sequence genomic window:
- the LOC106340113 gene encoding GDSL esterase/lipase At2g42990, which yields MAENYLSPSILCIMLTALVSLAGAKVPAIIVFGDSSVDSGNNNFIQTMARANFEPYGRDFPGGRPTGRFCNGRLSSDFTSEAYGLKPTVPAYLDPSYNISDFATGVCFASAGTGYDNSTAGVLGVIPLWKEVEYYKEYQHKLTAHLGRRKAANIIRESLYLVSIGTNDFLENYYTLPDRKSQFSISQYQDFLIGIAEMFLKDLYKLGARKMSFTGISPMGCLPLERVANLDDPFSCATNYNDLAIDFNGRLRRLVRKLNQELSGMKIYFANPYDIIWDIVTKPSRYGLDVSSSACCGTGLFEMGFLCGQDNPLTCSDANKFVFWDAFHPTERTNQIVSDYFFKHLKNLFH from the exons ACTCTTCCGTAGACTCCGGCAATAACAACTTCATACAAACCATGGCCAGAGCCAACTTCGAACCTTATGGCCGCGACTTCCCTGGTGGCCGGCCCACCGGCCGCTTTTGCAACGGCCGTCTCTCCTCCGATTTCACCTCCGAGGCTTACGGTCTTAAACCAACTGTCCCGGCCTATCTGGATCCGTCTTACAACATCTCAGATTTCGCCACCGGAGTTTGCTTCGCCTCTGCCGGCACCGGTTATGATAATTCCACCGCCGGTGTGCTA GGCGTGATTCCTTTATGGAAAGAAGTCGAGTACTACAAGGAATACCAACACAAACTTACCGCCCATCTCGGCCGCCGAAAAGCAGCAAACATCATCAGAGAGTCGCTGTACTTGGTCAGCATAGGAACCAACGACTTCTTAGAGAATTATTACACCTTGCCGGACAGAAAATCTCAGTTCAGCATCAGTCAGTACCAAGACTTCCTCATAGGGATCGCCGAGATGTTCTTGAAGGATCTTTACAAACTTGGTGCTAGAAAAATGTCTTTCACCGGAATATCTCCAATGGGATGTCTTCCACTAGAAAGAGTGGCGAATCTTGACGACCCTTTCAGCTGTGCTACGAATTACAACGACTTGGCGATCGATTTTAACGGGAGGTTGAGGAGATTAGTGAGGAAGCTGAATCAAGAACTCTCTGGAATGAAGATATATTTCGCTAATCCTTATGATATCATTTGGGACATTGTTACAAAACCATCACGTTACGGTCTAGACGTATCGAGTTCTGCGTGTTGTGGAACGGGCTTGTTCGAGATGGGGTTTCTTTGCGGCCAGGACAATCCGTTAACTTGTAGTGACGCAAATAAGTTTGTTTTCTGGGATGCTTTTCACCCGACCGAGAGGACTAATCAGATTGTGTCTGATTACTTCTTTAAACATCTCAAGAATCTCTTTCATTGA
- the LOC106340471 gene encoding transcription factor JUNGBRUNNEN 1-like, whose product MSGEGNKDHQEEDETTLPGFRFHPTDEELLEYYLRRKVENKPIKLELIKQVDIYKYDPWDLPRVSSVGEKEWYFFCMRGRKYRNSVRPNRVTSSGFWKATGIDKQVYSNLDCVGLKKSLVYYLGSAGKGTKTDWMMHEFRLPSTTKTDSPVQQAEVWTLCRIFKRVTHQRNPTIVQSNRKPVITLADSCSKTSSLDSDHTSHHVVDSLSHKLHEPHLQLQSPTQNPYWNQLTSFGFSQPTYTCHDNSFLSFENINGGDFIGDSASWDELRSVIDGNTKH is encoded by the exons ATGAGTGGTGAAGGTAATAAGGATCATCAAGAAGAAGATGAAACAACACTTCCTGGATTCAGATTTCATCCTACGGACGAAGAACTTTTAGAGTATTATCTTCGAAGAAAAGTAGAGAACAAACCCATCAAACTCGAGCTTATTAAACAGGTCGATATCTATAAGTACGATCCTTGGGATCTTCCGA GAGTGAGCAGCGTCGGGGAAAAGGAATGGTACTTCTTCTGCATGAGAGGCAGGAAATACAGAAATAGCGTTAGACCAAACCGAGTCACCAGTTCAGGTTTCTGGAAGGCCACCGGTATTGACAAACAGGTTTACTCCAATCTTGACTGTGTCGGTCTAAAGAAATCTCTGGTTTACTATCTTGGTTCAGCCGGTAAAGGGACTAAAACCGATTGGATGATGCATGAATTCCGCCTCCCCTCCACCACGAAAACCGACTCGCCAGTTCAACAAGCA GAGGTCTGGACACTATGCAGAATCTTCAAACGAGTAACACACCAGAGAAACCCAACCATCGTACAATCAAACCGTAAACCGGTTATTACCTTAGCCGATTCGTGTTCTAAGACGAGCAGCTTAGACTCCGATCACACCAGCCACCACGTTGTAGATTCCTTGTCGCACAAGCTACACGAGCCACATCTACAGCTTCAGTCACCAACGCAGAATCCTTACTGGAACCAACTTACTAGCTTTGGTTTCAGTCAACCGACGTATACTTGTCATGATAACAGCTTCTTGAGTTTCGAGAACATCAACGGTGGAGATTTCATTGGGGACTCAGCAAGTTGGGATGAACTTAGGTCTGTTATAGATGGCAACACTAAACACTAA